A DNA window from Niabella yanshanensis contains the following coding sequences:
- a CDS encoding Crp/Fnr family transcriptional regulator translates to MSIKDIFPIEKWDFKRESILLGLPAEDLSLLMENRVEQVYKKGEVIFKEGGLPGGIFYIVEGVVKKFKSNARSREQIFYVANSGALIGYHAVITGERYPDTAATLEDSLIAFIPREDFLKVLQQSPTFNYRLLRTLSHEFSVLVNGLNLVTQRSVRERMALQLILLREKYKVDFQPGMPVVINMNREDLAGMVGTATENAIRILSEFKEEGILETKGSKILIHDVMKLTKIANYQ, encoded by the coding sequence ATGAGTATCAAGGATATTTTCCCGATTGAAAAATGGGATTTCAAGCGTGAATCAATTCTTTTAGGACTGCCGGCTGAGGATTTATCCTTACTAATGGAAAACCGCGTTGAGCAGGTTTATAAGAAAGGAGAGGTTATATTTAAAGAAGGTGGATTACCCGGTGGAATTTTCTATATTGTTGAGGGGGTAGTAAAGAAATTCAAGTCAAATGCCCGCAGCAGGGAGCAGATTTTTTATGTTGCCAACAGCGGTGCATTGATAGGGTATCATGCGGTGATCACCGGGGAACGTTATCCCGATACTGCTGCAACGCTGGAGGATAGTTTAATAGCCTTTATACCCAGGGAAGATTTTTTAAAAGTGCTACAGCAATCACCCACCTTTAATTACCGGCTTTTAAGAACCTTAAGTCATGAATTCTCTGTTCTCGTGAATGGATTGAACCTGGTTACGCAAAGGTCTGTCAGGGAGCGTATGGCACTTCAACTGATTTTACTTCGCGAAAAGTATAAAGTAGACTTTCAGCCGGGTATGCCGGTTGTGATCAATATGAACCGGGAGGACCTTGCAGGCATGGTGGGCACCGCAACTGAAAATGCTATAAGAATACTTTCTGAATTTAAAGAAGAAGGCATCCTGGAAACAAAGGGCAGTAAGATTCTGATTCATGACGTAATGAAATTGACGAAGATTGCAAACTACCAATGA
- a CDS encoding YoaK family protein, with protein MFRHHGKTRTLSHNLKVASLLSFVAGIVNVGGFLAVQRLTTNVTGHFAFFVDEVFKLNPLQSFIYFLYIFFFFLGSFVSGLLTEMVARTNERLIYVAPVITESIILLTLGILTPEFVKNHPDVIAFSLLFAMGLQNSLVTTISNAVVRTTHLTGLFTDLGIEIAQLFFYKSRKQKHQLSSAIQLRLTIISFFFLGGITGGILYSRLTLHMLVLASVLLMTGLVYDNIKFKVIQLRRRYRNGKTGGFHQ; from the coding sequence ATGTTCAGACATCACGGTAAGACAAGGACATTAAGCCACAACTTAAAGGTAGCATCTCTCCTATCATTTGTGGCGGGCATTGTAAACGTGGGCGGATTTCTTGCCGTACAGCGGTTGACCACTAACGTGACGGGACATTTTGCTTTTTTTGTGGATGAAGTTTTTAAGCTGAATCCATTGCAAAGCTTTATTTACTTTCTCTATATATTCTTTTTTTTCCTGGGTTCTTTTGTCTCGGGCCTGCTAACCGAAATGGTAGCCAGAACCAATGAACGCCTTATCTATGTAGCACCTGTTATTACTGAAAGTATCATACTGTTGACGCTGGGTATACTCACTCCGGAGTTCGTAAAAAATCACCCTGACGTCATAGCGTTCAGTTTGCTGTTCGCAATGGGGTTACAAAATTCTTTAGTGACAACTATTTCCAATGCAGTAGTGAGAACAACACATCTTACCGGCCTTTTCACTGATCTGGGTATTGAAATAGCGCAACTTTTCTTTTATAAATCACGCAAGCAAAAGCACCAACTATCATCGGCTATCCAATTGCGCCTGACAATCATCAGCTTTTTCTTCCTGGGTGGCATTACTGGTGGCATTCTATATTCCAGGCTAACCCTTCATATGCTGGTTTTAGCAAGTGTACTTTTAATGACCGGGCTGGTTTATGACAACATTAAATTCAAGGTAATTCAACTCAGAAGAAGATACAGAAACGGGAAAACCGGAGGCTTTCATCAATAG
- a CDS encoding class I SAM-dependent methyltransferase, which translates to MSKKIKVQKDADALFYLQSDEAFNTLYPDSIQALARYHWTPLEIAVRATKFLAVTNNVRILDIGCGVGKYCLAAGYYAPHAHIFGVEQRRYLLSHANTAKERLGIPNTHFIHANFTQLDFNDFDHFYFFNSFYENLDEMERIDNKIDHSPELFNYYNGYLYRLLDQRPAGTRLVTFHSLEDEIPPGYHTVQNTPGDFLKFWIKAD; encoded by the coding sequence TTGTCGAAAAAAATAAAGGTTCAAAAAGATGCGGATGCATTGTTCTATTTGCAGTCGGATGAGGCATTTAACACGCTTTACCCTGATTCCATACAGGCACTCGCCAGGTATCATTGGACCCCGCTCGAAATTGCAGTAAGAGCAACAAAGTTCCTGGCCGTCACAAATAATGTGCGCATATTGGACATAGGCTGCGGCGTGGGAAAGTATTGCCTTGCTGCCGGGTATTACGCGCCTCACGCTCATATTTTTGGTGTGGAGCAAAGGCGATACCTGCTTTCCCACGCAAATACAGCAAAAGAAAGACTGGGAATACCAAACACCCATTTTATACATGCTAATTTTACCCAGCTTGATTTCAACGATTTTGACCATTTTTATTTTTTCAATTCATTTTATGAAAACCTTGATGAAATGGAAAGAATTGACAACAAAATTGATCACAGCCCGGAGCTGTTTAATTACTACAACGGATACCTGTACCGCCTGCTGGACCAAAGGCCTGCCGGTACCCGGCTAGTTACCTTTCATAGCCTTGAGGACGAAATTCCTCCGGGGTATCACACTGTACAAAACACGCCCGGAGATTTTCTTAAATTCTGGATCAAAGCCGATTAA
- a CDS encoding tetratricopeptide repeat protein: MQKLLFFLTLFGLSTACNRLQKKQPDPTRPNTAIIGCMPKTTDKAWYAAGTKAPLLTGLEGIDFDISTSNQEAQAYFNQGMMLAYGFNHAEAARSFFEVSRLDSACAMAYWGFAYVLGPNYNAGMEEDNYQRAYQSVQKAIALAGNCTAKEKALISALSARYVAAPPANRAELDKAYAAAMQKVYHTYPDDADISALYAESLMDMHPWDLYDKKTKAPKPWTPEIVNILEKLIQQYPKHPGAPHFYIHAVEASAQPERGLAAADLLMNLVPGSGHLVHMPSHIYIWTGDYHRGSLANIAAIKADSTYITSCHAQGAYPLAYYPHNYHYLAATATLEGNSRLAWEAAKEVQEKTAKDIMLQPGWGTLQHYYTVPYFVAVKFALWDSILAMPLPAKDLIYPRAILHYARGMGFLGQNQITKAENELGRLKELAGDTVLKTMTIWNINNMQDIVQIAVHVLGGELYKNQKEYRKAYKEYHKAIAIEDNLNYNEPPDWFFSVRHHLGRVLLEAGSYAEAEKIYREDLDTWKENGWALSGLYEALQKQGKATAADVKKRFDKAWQYADTDIISNSRIPKL; the protein is encoded by the coding sequence ATGCAAAAGCTCCTCTTTTTCCTTACCTTATTTGGCCTGAGCACTGCATGCAACAGGCTTCAGAAGAAACAGCCTGATCCAACCCGGCCGAATACCGCCATTATCGGGTGCATGCCTAAAACTACAGATAAAGCCTGGTATGCTGCCGGTACAAAAGCACCACTGTTAACGGGGCTTGAAGGCATTGACTTTGACATTTCGACCAGTAACCAAGAAGCGCAGGCTTATTTTAACCAGGGAATGATGCTGGCCTATGGGTTTAACCATGCAGAAGCAGCCCGCTCCTTTTTTGAGGTCAGCCGGCTAGACTCCGCCTGCGCCATGGCCTACTGGGGCTTTGCCTATGTGCTGGGGCCTAACTACAACGCCGGCATGGAAGAAGATAATTACCAACGTGCCTACCAGTCTGTCCAAAAAGCTATTGCCCTTGCAGGTAACTGCACAGCAAAAGAAAAAGCTTTGATCTCGGCCTTATCAGCACGGTATGTAGCTGCACCTCCGGCCAACAGGGCTGAGCTTGATAAAGCCTATGCTGCGGCCATGCAAAAAGTATATCATACTTATCCTGACGATGCAGATATCAGCGCCTTGTATGCTGAATCGCTTATGGATATGCACCCCTGGGACCTATATGATAAAAAGACAAAAGCGCCGAAACCCTGGACTCCTGAAATCGTAAATATATTGGAGAAACTGATCCAGCAATATCCTAAACATCCCGGCGCTCCGCATTTTTATATCCACGCTGTTGAGGCGTCTGCTCAACCGGAACGGGGCTTGGCTGCTGCCGACCTGTTAATGAACCTTGTTCCGGGATCGGGGCACCTGGTACATATGCCATCCCATATTTATATCTGGACGGGCGACTACCACAGAGGCTCACTGGCCAATATAGCAGCTATAAAAGCAGATAGCACGTATATCACTTCCTGCCATGCGCAGGGCGCCTATCCGCTGGCATATTACCCCCATAACTATCACTATTTGGCGGCTACAGCAACATTGGAAGGTAACTCCAGGCTGGCCTGGGAAGCTGCAAAAGAAGTACAGGAAAAAACAGCAAAGGATATTATGCTACAACCCGGGTGGGGAACACTACAGCACTACTATACGGTTCCTTATTTTGTTGCCGTAAAGTTTGCATTGTGGGATAGTATACTAGCCATGCCCCTTCCGGCAAAGGATCTGATCTATCCCCGCGCTATCTTACATTATGCCAGGGGCATGGGCTTTTTGGGACAGAACCAAATAACAAAAGCCGAAAATGAGTTGGGCCGCCTGAAAGAGCTTGCCGGGGATACCGTATTAAAAACAATGACCATTTGGAACATTAACAATATGCAGGATATTGTACAAATTGCCGTGCATGTACTTGGCGGGGAGCTATACAAAAACCAAAAAGAATACAGGAAAGCCTATAAAGAATACCATAAGGCTATTGCCATTGAAGACAACCTGAATTATAACGAGCCGCCCGATTGGTTTTTTTCTGTTCGCCATCATTTAGGCAGGGTATTGCTTGAGGCAGGAAGCTATGCAGAAGCGGAAAAAATATACAGGGAAGACCTGGATACCTGGAAAGAGAACGGCTGGGCCTTAAGCGGCTTGTATGAAGCGCTTCAAAAGCAAGGCAAGGCTACCGCGGCAGATGTGAAAAAACGTTTTGATAAGGCCTGGCAATACGCGGATACGGATATTATCAGCAATTCCCGTATTCCGAAACTGTAA
- a CDS encoding DUF6428 family protein codes for MKLSEIKSLLPGLDNVAFTLPDGTQVPEHFHVTEVGIVNKHFIDCGGTTRYETKVNFQLWNANDYEHRLKPGKLLHIINLCEQKLSINDNLEVEVEYQGNTIGKYALDFDGASFVLVSTVTDCLAKDNCGVPPQKQKLSLKDLPVNTESCCTPGGGCC; via the coding sequence ATGAAGCTGTCTGAAATTAAAAGCCTGTTGCCAGGCCTGGATAATGTAGCATTCACATTACCTGACGGCACCCAGGTGCCGGAACATTTTCATGTAACGGAAGTGGGAATTGTAAATAAACACTTTATAGATTGTGGCGGAACCACCCGCTATGAAACCAAAGTGAACTTTCAGCTATGGAATGCCAATGACTACGAACACCGTTTAAAGCCCGGCAAATTGCTACATATTATCAACCTTTGCGAACAGAAACTTTCCATTAACGACAACCTGGAGGTGGAAGTGGAATACCAGGGCAACACCATTGGCAAGTATGCCCTTGATTTTGACGGGGCATCCTTTGTTTTGGTATCCACCGTTACCGATTGCCTTGCAAAAGATAATTGTGGCGTACCACCCCAAAAGCAAAAACTATCTTTAAAAGATTTACCGGTTAATACTGAAAGCTGCTGCACCCCCGGGGGTGGCTGTTGTTAA
- a CDS encoding SusC/RagA family TonB-linked outer membrane protein, with product MGSYGAGGGPLVLVDGLATSINDVDPNNIASISVLKDASSASIYGSRAANGVILIETKKGKSGKFTISYNGYAGWQKATKLPEFVESAEYAALRNEASLNAGGSKVYTDDEIQKFRDQSDPDNYPNVPHFKNLLTSGSGFQSNHYLSFSGGNERSRYVFASSYLNEQGIVTKNGYERFNILLNTENNITRDLTLKVNLNGYTSRQGSPRQYDGGMNSMINFALREGPVFAGKKSDGTYGYQDNYSPEAWLASNSFFRGNNKYFLGGAELAWNMFKGFTLSGKVGYSFSSSYNKDYAADFQFDPNKYVGPNNLSVTSGQGAQLTLQSIATYNKVIQQHAITILGGVSEEQYEDWFISGFRKDFPTSLLYELNAGSATGMTNGGSASQWKMRSYFGRLNYSFADKYLFEANIRADGTSRFPGAGRWGYFPSFSAAWRLSKERFIADNIDWIDELKIRASWGTLGNQNVGTYPYQNIVALGQNYSFGGALSPGAATTRLSNADITWETTTSTNIGLDVAVLKGKLGLVFDVFDKNTTGVLYTVATSAVLGVSTSPVNIGSVNNKGFEATLNYNQSIGSLNLSLSPNFTYIKNKITSLANGLTQNIGSGLFMGQPIGVIYGYEADGLFADANDISSYPAQPYAAEPGFVRYKDISGPDGVPDGTVDATYDRKIIGNTVPKYTYGLNLAARYKNFDLYVLAQGLGGHQKQIGSYAAFAFYNGGQIQRWQVENRWTPESPDRNAEYPKLTALNMGSGTIMTSTYWNRDGSFLRVKSLQVGYTVPASIVSKAKLSRLRIYFSGQNLFNWNHFYTGWDPEMGMATGDNSSFYPLTAIYTFGINASF from the coding sequence ATAGGCTCTTATGGTGCCGGTGGCGGTCCTCTGGTGCTTGTAGATGGTTTGGCTACCTCAATTAATGATGTAGATCCCAACAACATTGCCAGTATTTCTGTCTTAAAGGATGCATCTTCCGCGTCTATCTATGGTAGCCGTGCTGCAAACGGTGTAATTCTAATTGAAACTAAAAAAGGTAAAAGCGGGAAGTTTACCATAAGCTATAATGGATATGCGGGTTGGCAAAAAGCAACGAAATTGCCGGAGTTTGTTGAGTCAGCAGAATATGCAGCACTCAGAAATGAAGCCAGTTTGAATGCAGGCGGATCTAAAGTTTATACAGACGATGAAATACAAAAATTCAGAGACCAATCTGACCCTGACAATTACCCGAATGTACCACATTTCAAAAACCTCCTGACTTCCGGGTCCGGTTTTCAATCTAATCATTATTTAAGTTTTAGCGGAGGAAACGAGAGGAGCCGCTATGTTTTTGCAAGTAGTTATTTAAATGAACAAGGCATTGTAACAAAGAACGGATACGAGAGATTTAATATTTTATTAAACACTGAAAATAATATTACCAGGGACTTGACATTAAAAGTTAATCTTAATGGATATACATCCCGGCAAGGTTCTCCAAGGCAATACGATGGAGGGATGAATAGTATGATCAATTTTGCCCTAAGGGAAGGGCCCGTTTTTGCCGGGAAGAAATCTGATGGAACTTACGGATATCAGGACAACTATAGTCCCGAAGCCTGGCTTGCCAGTAATTCGTTCTTCAGAGGCAATAATAAATACTTTTTAGGTGGGGCTGAATTAGCCTGGAACATGTTCAAAGGATTTACTTTAAGTGGCAAGGTTGGCTACAGTTTCTCGAGCTCTTATAATAAAGACTATGCAGCCGATTTCCAGTTCGATCCAAACAAATATGTAGGCCCTAACAATTTATCTGTTACATCGGGGCAAGGCGCTCAATTAACATTACAATCAATAGCTACATATAACAAAGTGATTCAGCAACACGCTATAACCATATTGGGAGGCGTTTCGGAGGAGCAATATGAAGATTGGTTTATTTCCGGGTTCAGAAAAGATTTCCCTACATCCCTTCTTTATGAGTTAAACGCCGGATCTGCCACCGGGATGACTAATGGAGGCTCTGCTTCACAATGGAAAATGCGGTCTTATTTCGGCAGACTTAATTATTCTTTTGCTGATAAATATTTATTTGAAGCAAATATCCGGGCAGATGGTACGTCAAGATTCCCGGGTGCGGGCAGGTGGGGATACTTTCCTTCGTTTTCCGCAGCCTGGCGCTTATCAAAGGAGCGCTTTATTGCCGACAATATTGACTGGATAGATGAATTGAAAATACGCGCATCGTGGGGTACTTTGGGTAATCAAAATGTGGGTACTTATCCCTATCAAAATATTGTCGCGCTTGGTCAAAACTATTCTTTTGGAGGAGCGCTCAGTCCGGGTGCGGCAACAACGAGGCTGAGCAATGCGGATATAACCTGGGAAACTACTACCAGTACAAATATCGGATTAGATGTAGCCGTGTTGAAAGGAAAGTTAGGTTTGGTATTTGATGTTTTCGATAAAAATACTACAGGGGTTCTTTATACTGTAGCAACGTCGGCCGTGCTCGGAGTTTCAACTTCTCCTGTCAATATCGGTTCGGTTAATAACAAAGGTTTTGAGGCTACTTTGAATTATAATCAATCAATTGGGTCATTGAATTTATCGCTTTCCCCCAACTTTACCTACATCAAAAATAAAATAACCTCTTTGGCAAACGGACTGACTCAAAATATCGGCAGTGGTTTGTTTATGGGTCAGCCTATAGGCGTCATTTATGGTTACGAAGCGGACGGACTATTTGCAGATGCTAATGATATCAGTAGTTACCCTGCTCAACCCTATGCTGCTGAACCTGGATTTGTTCGTTACAAAGATATCAGTGGGCCAGATGGTGTTCCCGACGGAACCGTTGATGCTACCTACGATAGAAAAATAATTGGCAATACTGTGCCTAAGTATACCTATGGCCTTAACCTGGCTGCCAGGTATAAAAACTTTGATCTCTACGTGTTGGCTCAAGGCTTGGGAGGCCATCAAAAACAGATTGGATCATATGCTGCTTTTGCTTTTTATAACGGGGGCCAGATTCAGAGATGGCAGGTTGAAAACAGGTGGACCCCCGAAAGCCCCGATAGAAATGCTGAGTATCCAAAGCTAACTGCATTGAATATGGGTAGTGGTACCATAATGACTTCAACGTACTGGAATAGAGATGGCAGCTTCCTAAGGGTTAAAAGCTTACAAGTCGGTTATACTGTGCCAGCTTCAATAGTATCCAAAGCAAAACTCAGCAGGTTGCGCATCTACTTTAGCGGTCAGAACCTTTTTAATTGGAATCATTTTTATACAGGTTGGGATCCCGAAATGGGAATGGCTACGGGAGATAACTCAAGTTTTTATCCTTTAACAGCCATCTATACATTTGGAATTAACGCTTCATTTTAG
- a CDS encoding alpha-L-fucosidase, with product MKRRTLLKQIGIGLPALALTQNSNAGLFLQDLAGEKIMKGPFKPTWDSLQAYKVPDWYRNAKFGIWAHWGPQCEAEAGDWYARGMYEEGSHQYNYHIKKYGHPSRFGFKDVINEWKADQWNPEELVALYKEAGAKYFFAMANHHDNFDMYNSKYQKKWNAVNLGPKKDIIEGWAKAAKKEGLPFGCSIHAAHAWRWFETAQRSDKSGSSAGIPYDGKMSKADGKGKWWEGLDPQELYAQNHPLSKDSWDNGSVHRQWHWGEGVYPPSKAYIEKFVNRTIDLINRYEPDLLYFDDSQLPFWPISDAGLRIASHHYNFSLKKYGEMRAVINGKILDEQQRKALVWDIERGQANDILPHVWQTDTCIGSWHYDRTIYERNRYKSPQMVIQTLVDVVSKNGNYLLNIPVRGNGSIDELERKIVSDITKWMKSNSESIYDTRPWHIFGEGPSTQNQAELSAQGFNEGRTKFTSEDVRFNTKGQIIYATVMDWPKDNTVLIKNLGTDSVHFKKKVSNVEWLEAKISLPFEQTEQGLKVTFPDRKPDFSFAHVLKIIS from the coding sequence ATGAAACGAAGAACGTTATTAAAGCAAATAGGTATTGGCCTTCCGGCATTAGCCCTGACACAAAACAGTAATGCAGGATTATTTCTTCAGGACCTGGCAGGCGAGAAAATTATGAAAGGGCCTTTTAAGCCTACATGGGATTCTCTGCAGGCATACAAAGTGCCGGATTGGTATCGGAATGCCAAGTTTGGTATCTGGGCTCATTGGGGGCCGCAATGTGAAGCAGAGGCCGGGGATTGGTATGCCCGCGGCATGTACGAAGAAGGCTCTCATCAGTACAATTATCATATTAAAAAGTATGGACACCCCTCCCGATTCGGCTTCAAGGATGTTATTAATGAATGGAAGGCTGATCAATGGAACCCTGAAGAACTTGTTGCATTATACAAAGAGGCCGGAGCTAAATATTTTTTTGCTATGGCCAATCACCACGACAATTTTGATATGTACAACAGTAAGTATCAAAAAAAATGGAACGCTGTTAATCTTGGGCCTAAAAAGGATATAATAGAAGGTTGGGCTAAGGCTGCCAAAAAAGAAGGACTCCCCTTTGGATGCAGCATACATGCCGCTCATGCGTGGCGATGGTTCGAAACTGCTCAACGCAGCGATAAGTCCGGGTCTTCTGCTGGTATTCCTTATGATGGCAAAATGTCAAAAGCTGATGGAAAGGGAAAATGGTGGGAAGGACTGGATCCCCAGGAGCTATATGCTCAAAATCATCCATTAAGTAAAGATAGTTGGGACAATGGGTCTGTTCACAGGCAATGGCATTGGGGCGAAGGAGTATATCCGCCAAGCAAGGCCTATATTGAAAAATTTGTGAATCGCACCATTGATTTAATTAACCGGTATGAGCCGGACCTGCTTTATTTTGATGACTCACAATTACCATTTTGGCCTATTAGCGATGCTGGTTTGCGAATAGCATCTCACCATTATAATTTTAGCTTGAAAAAATATGGAGAAATGCGGGCTGTTATCAATGGCAAAATACTTGATGAACAGCAGCGTAAAGCATTAGTATGGGATATAGAACGGGGGCAGGCTAACGATATTTTACCGCATGTTTGGCAAACCGATACTTGTATTGGTAGCTGGCACTACGACAGAACAATATATGAAAGAAACCGCTATAAGTCACCACAGATGGTGATTCAAACCTTAGTAGATGTGGTTAGCAAAAACGGGAACTACCTTCTGAATATTCCTGTTCGCGGAAATGGCAGTATAGATGAGTTGGAAAGAAAAATTGTTAGTGATATTACCAAATGGATGAAATCCAATAGCGAGAGCATTTACGATACCCGGCCATGGCATATTTTTGGTGAAGGTCCTTCAACTCAAAACCAAGCGGAATTAAGTGCCCAGGGATTTAATGAGGGCAGGACTAAATTTACTAGTGAAGATGTTAGATTTAATACTAAAGGGCAAATAATATATGCCACAGTTATGGACTGGCCGAAGGATAACACAGTGCTGATTAAAAATTTAGGTACAGACAGCGTTCACTTTAAGAAAAAAGTTTCAAATGTAGAATGGCTGGAAGCAAAGATCTCTTTACCGTTTGAGCAAACTGAGCAAGGATTAAAAGTTACTTTCCCGGATAGAAAGCCTGATTTTTCTTTTGCCCATGTGTTAAAAATTATAAGCTAA
- a CDS encoding RagB/SusD family nutrient uptake outer membrane protein, translating into MPCILTGIALIAFLSGCNKDYFNKQPLDSISDATFWKTEKDATLALTGCYNIGAGWTGENFWMPRGILYLDLMAGLGSEKELIPDHITDGTLTSAYWVIGSYWSNTYNKIARCNNFLVHVDQIPMDENKREIMKAEVRTLRAYEFFNLALYYGDVPMPQKMLTIQEANTISRTPKSEVWAFAENELSKSYPLLPATRPATETGRITKGAALAILGRVLMAEKKWAQAAAAYKLIIDDNNYLIDQNGFKQLFLLAGEDSKEIILASQFQEDLYSHVMLQYLYPETYGGWHQFSPYNELVQTFECKDGKTIDESPLYNANTPYDNRDPRLDYTIMINRRTSFKGVLYISEPGSSSPDRMNKYNWSGYSINKFMDSTFSGNLANYDGNFSIIRYAEVLLSYLEAKMEAGDPIDQALLDATINKVRGRSGVNMPAVTAVVPSALRPIIRRERVAELAFEGLHYFDILRWGTAAAELNRQFTGMKLTNDPANYKDYPVDANGFFIYQKRNFKAGINELWPIPQSERDVNPNLTQNTGY; encoded by the coding sequence ATGCCGTGTATTTTAACCGGCATAGCATTAATAGCCTTTCTTTCCGGTTGTAATAAAGACTACTTTAACAAGCAGCCGCTTGACTCTATTTCTGATGCAACATTCTGGAAAACAGAAAAAGACGCTACGTTGGCGTTAACCGGTTGCTACAATATAGGGGCGGGTTGGACCGGAGAAAATTTTTGGATGCCCCGAGGAATTTTATATTTGGATTTAATGGCGGGCTTAGGTTCAGAAAAAGAACTCATTCCGGATCATATAACAGATGGTACATTAACGTCTGCTTATTGGGTAATAGGTTCTTATTGGAGTAACACTTATAATAAAATAGCCAGATGTAATAACTTTTTGGTTCATGTAGACCAAATTCCAATGGATGAAAACAAAAGGGAGATTATGAAAGCGGAGGTAAGAACTCTCAGAGCCTACGAATTTTTTAATCTGGCTTTATATTATGGAGATGTTCCCATGCCTCAAAAAATGCTAACAATACAAGAAGCTAATACTATATCGAGAACCCCCAAATCTGAGGTATGGGCGTTTGCAGAAAATGAACTTTCTAAAAGTTATCCTTTACTTCCTGCTACCCGGCCAGCTACAGAAACCGGGCGAATTACTAAAGGCGCTGCACTCGCCATATTAGGACGTGTTCTAATGGCCGAAAAAAAGTGGGCACAGGCAGCAGCAGCATATAAATTGATAATTGATGATAACAATTACTTGATTGATCAGAATGGCTTTAAGCAGTTGTTCCTACTTGCGGGGGAAGATAGCAAAGAGATTATCCTTGCTTCACAGTTTCAGGAAGATTTATACAGTCATGTGATGCTGCAATATCTATATCCTGAAACCTATGGCGGCTGGCATCAGTTTTCTCCTTATAACGAGCTGGTACAAACCTTTGAGTGTAAAGACGGGAAAACAATAGACGAATCGCCTCTGTATAATGCTAATACCCCCTATGATAACAGGGATCCCAGGCTGGATTATACGATCATGATCAACCGGCGCACCTCTTTTAAGGGAGTTTTATATATTTCTGAGCCAGGTTCTTCATCCCCCGATAGAATGAACAAATACAACTGGAGCGGTTATAGTATAAATAAATTTATGGATTCCACTTTTTCAGGAAACCTGGCAAATTATGATGGTAATTTTTCTATAATTCGTTATGCCGAAGTATTATTAAGTTATCTTGAAGCGAAGATGGAAGCAGGAGATCCTATTGATCAGGCACTGCTTGATGCAACAATAAACAAAGTTAGGGGGCGTTCGGGTGTTAATATGCCTGCCGTAACAGCAGTTGTACCCTCTGCTTTAAGGCCAATTATAAGGCGGGAACGTGTAGCGGAATTAGCTTTTGAGGGATTACATTATTTTGATATTCTTAGATGGGGAACTGCTGCAGCCGAACTGAACAGGCAATTCACTGGGATGAAGTTAACTAACGATCCGGCAAATTATAAGGATTACCCGGTCGATGCCAATGGATTTTTCATCTATCAAAAGCGGAATTTCAAGGCCGGTATTAATGAACTGTGGCCCATTCCTCAATCAGAGCGTGATGTGAACCCCAATTTAACACAGAATACAGGGTACTAG
- a CDS encoding transposase has product MNAVVILFELQDINRFKNLDHLCGYSGLVPDTGDTKIVKGITGRQNHFLRTALVESSWSVIRKDPAMLMGKKQSHHTHCQAFDC; this is encoded by the coding sequence GTGAATGCAGTGGTTATTTTGTTTGAACTACAGGATATTAACCGATTTAAAAACCTCGATCACCTGTGTGGTTATTCGGGTCTGGTGCCCGATACCGGCGATACCAAAATAGTCAAAGGTATAACAGGCCGTCAAAACCATTTTTTGCGTACAGCGCTGGTGGAAAGCAGTTGGAGCGTAATCAGGAAAGACCCGGCAATGCTGATGGGAAAGAAACAAAGCCACCATACGCATTGCCAGGCATTTGATTGCTAG
- a CDS encoding ArsR/SmtB family transcription factor, with the protein MGITKTEIFNKQQNRLATILKALAHPARIAILQHIIKSQACICNDLVEELGLAQATISQHLRELKNTGIIKGSIEGTSICYCIDEKVWAQVSKELSGFFTSFTPVKSCC; encoded by the coding sequence ATGGGTATTACAAAAACTGAAATATTTAATAAGCAGCAAAACCGGCTGGCCACCATTTTAAAGGCGCTGGCCCACCCGGCGCGTATTGCCATACTCCAGCACATTATTAAATCCCAGGCCTGTATTTGTAACGACCTGGTGGAAGAACTGGGCCTTGCACAGGCCACTATCTCCCAACACCTGCGGGAATTAAAAAATACCGGGATTATTAAGGGTAGCATTGAGGGAACCAGTATTTGCTATTGTATTGATGAGAAAGTGTGGGCACAGGTAAGCAAGGAACTTTCAGGATTCTTTACCTCCTTTACTCCTGTAAAAAGCTGCTGTTAA